A window of Spodoptera frugiperda isolate SF20-4 chromosome 17, AGI-APGP_CSIRO_Sfru_2.0, whole genome shotgun sequence contains these coding sequences:
- the LOC118276741 gene encoding deubiquitinase DESI2 isoform X3, with protein sequence MEETSLIDSDNESCGICAMFPSCMSLLSRRGEQRAPRPGQAAVVLNVYDMYWTNWYTAGAGVGVFHSGVQVHGSEWAYGGHPYAFTGVFEITPRDERELGEQFRFRQSVHIGYTDFSEDEVRRLVAELGKQFRGDRYHLMNNNCNHFTSAFCLALCDHDIPAWVNRLAYVSSCVPFLQRCLPKEWLTPAALQQSLAAHSRSSSPQTPQ encoded by the exons TCGTGCGGCATCTGCGCCATGTTCCCGTCGTGCATGTCGCTGCTGTCGCGCCGCGGGGAGCAGCGCGCGCCGCGCCCCGGCCAGGCGGCCGTCGTCCTCAACGTGTACGACATGTACTGGACCAACTG GTATACGGCGGGAGCGGGTGTGGGGGTGTTCCACAGCGGGGTACAGGTTCACGGCTCGGAGTGGGCGTACGGTGGACACCCGTACGCCTTCACCGGCGTCTTCGAGATCACGCCGCGGGACGAACGGGAGCTAGGCGAACAGTTTCGTTTCAG ACAAAGTGTGCACATAGGTTATACAGACTTCAGCGAAGACGAAGTGAGACGGCTGGTAGCAGAACTTGGCAAGCAGTTCCGCGGTGACAG ATACCACCTAATGAACAACAACTGCAATCATTTCACCTCAGCGTTTTGTTTg GCACTATGCGACCACGACATCCCCGCCTGGGTGAACCGGCTCGCGTACGTAAGCTCGTGCGTGCCCTTCCTGCAGCGGTGTCTGCCCAA AGAGTGGCTGACCCCGGCCGCGCTGCAGCAGTCGTTGGCGGCGCACTCGCGCTCCTCCTCGCCACAGACGCCCCAATAG
- the LOC118276741 gene encoding deubiquitinase DESI2 isoform X2 yields the protein MKKKINITMTPKKSCGICAMFPSCMSLLSRRGEQRAPRPGQAAVVLNVYDMYWTNWYTAGAGVGVFHSGVQVHGSEWAYGGHPYAFTGVFEITPRDERELGEQFRFRQSVHIGYTDFSEDEVRRLVAELGKQFRGDRYHLMNNNCNHFTSAFCLALCDHDIPAWVNRLAYVSSCVPFLQRCLPKEWLTPAALQQSLAAHSRSSSPQTPQ from the exons TCGTGCGGCATCTGCGCCATGTTCCCGTCGTGCATGTCGCTGCTGTCGCGCCGCGGGGAGCAGCGCGCGCCGCGCCCCGGCCAGGCGGCCGTCGTCCTCAACGTGTACGACATGTACTGGACCAACTG GTATACGGCGGGAGCGGGTGTGGGGGTGTTCCACAGCGGGGTACAGGTTCACGGCTCGGAGTGGGCGTACGGTGGACACCCGTACGCCTTCACCGGCGTCTTCGAGATCACGCCGCGGGACGAACGGGAGCTAGGCGAACAGTTTCGTTTCAG ACAAAGTGTGCACATAGGTTATACAGACTTCAGCGAAGACGAAGTGAGACGGCTGGTAGCAGAACTTGGCAAGCAGTTCCGCGGTGACAG ATACCACCTAATGAACAACAACTGCAATCATTTCACCTCAGCGTTTTGTTTg GCACTATGCGACCACGACATCCCCGCCTGGGTGAACCGGCTCGCGTACGTAAGCTCGTGCGTGCCCTTCCTGCAGCGGTGTCTGCCCAA AGAGTGGCTGACCCCGGCCGCGCTGCAGCAGTCGTTGGCGGCGCACTCGCGCTCCTCCTCGCCACAGACGCCCCAATAG